From a region of the Candidatus Bipolaricaulota bacterium genome:
- a CDS encoding PAS domain S-box protein, producing the protein MRRNDGSGEHERLVGLGKDFWSLFEGLGDAAYLIETSTGKILAANAQAAAQTGYSTDELVGMNIVDDLSVDPPPVSLEEVGKRFSRGKTVRFVHKKRRKDGSIYWDEVTVAPLPFPGIHVSLNRGPPPVSWDSRFVEPRHHRANKQGKVHSTGAEPASRHLRQHQCNYLCR; encoded by the coding sequence ATGCGGCGCAACGACGGTTCCGGTGAGCATGAGAGACTCGTCGGGCTGGGAAAGGATTTCTGGTCCCTGTTCGAAGGGCTCGGGGACGCGGCTTACCTCATCGAGACAAGCACGGGAAAGATCTTAGCCGCCAACGCCCAAGCGGCCGCCCAGACCGGCTACTCGACCGACGAGCTCGTCGGGATGAACATCGTCGATGACTTGAGCGTCGATCCCCCTCCTGTTTCGTTGGAAGAGGTTGGAAAGAGGTTTTCCCGCGGAAAGACCGTTCGGTTCGTACACAAGAAGCGAAGGAAGGACGGAAGCATCTACTGGGATGAGGTGACCGTTGCCCCCCTCCCGTTTCCTGGGATTCACGTTTCGTTGAACCGCGGCCCCCCTCCCGTTTCCTGGGATTCACGTTTCGTTGAACCGCGACATCACCGAGCAAATAAACAAGGAAAAGTTCATTCAACAGGAGCAGAGCCAGCTTCGCGCCATCTTCGACAGCATCAATGCAATTATCTATGTCGCTGA
- a CDS encoding PAS domain S-box protein, translating into MNRDITEQINKEKFIQQEQSQLRAIFDSINAIIYVADPYTHEILYINKYFRDMIGKNPVGRLCYEEFQGRSEPCEFCTNDIILKNKGKPYQWEYHNPVYDRDYLIVDRIITWPDGRDVRFEVAFDITDQKAVAEELREREELYKALFEQLSDALFLESLDGKILAVNESTCRLLGYSRDELTQLTVGDLVPEGGKKFLPELIDEETMAGKALETVNRRKDGTLVPVELRGRIIEIHGAKRMLVSLRDISARVRVRRVEEILQRITEAANAAENLDSLFSKIREILSVMMDTTNFRIALYDEKENTIFMPYMVDEKDTYHSFVAANSSTAYVIKSGRPLLITTRNRAQLTKKLGLEPVGAVAKAWLGVPLRVEDRVVGAVVVQSYTDPDAYGDDDIGILETVSDQIAMAIVRERAREALRESEARYRSIFSATTDAILVFDQDGNIVEANPAAYRMYGYAEGELIGLSADKIVHPDYYHGFKNFKNGINAGVFVSDSVNLRKDGTPFPVEVHGVGFIFQGEPHLLSITRDISARIAAEKELEKSQRKIELLHDVAHVLESLEDEEEVYTHTVHAAEEILGFPLCTLDIREGDALVTKATSKGLPAGASQSVALSEESLATKTYRTGKTYVINKIEDDTAARPTRTDFRSGISVPIGKFGVFQVAAREENAFSPEDVRLLELLIGHTTQAIGRIRLQRELREQAIRDPLTGVYNRRYFNEVVERELVRAKRYDHPIGFLMIDVDGFKAINDRFGHQTGDKILRAVADLLVAQVRETDLVVRYGGDEFLVMLIETNGQTEAITKRIQDAVAARNKTDELIPVTLSIGAAHWSPGDDLPIEQVLARADQAMYREKRTDG; encoded by the coding sequence TTGAACCGCGACATCACCGAGCAAATAAACAAGGAAAAGTTCATTCAACAGGAGCAGAGCCAGCTTCGCGCCATCTTCGACAGCATCAATGCAATTATCTATGTCGCTGATCCCTACACCCACGAGATCCTGTATATCAACAAGTACTTTCGCGACATGATCGGTAAAAATCCGGTGGGAAGGCTCTGCTACGAAGAGTTCCAGGGCAGGAGCGAGCCGTGCGAGTTCTGCACCAATGACATCATTCTCAAAAACAAGGGGAAACCATATCAGTGGGAATACCACAATCCGGTCTACGACCGCGATTATCTCATTGTAGATCGCATCATTACCTGGCCGGACGGTCGTGATGTACGGTTCGAAGTGGCATTCGACATCACCGACCAAAAAGCAGTCGCGGAGGAGCTGCGCGAGCGGGAGGAGCTTTACAAGGCGTTGTTCGAACAGCTGAGCGACGCTCTGTTCTTGGAGAGTCTCGACGGGAAGATCCTCGCGGTGAACGAGAGCACGTGTCGGCTCCTCGGCTATTCGCGCGATGAGCTGACCCAATTGACGGTGGGCGATCTTGTCCCTGAGGGGGGGAAGAAGTTCCTCCCCGAGCTGATCGACGAAGAGACGATGGCCGGAAAGGCGTTGGAGACCGTGAACCGCCGCAAGGACGGAACGCTCGTCCCAGTGGAGTTGCGGGGGCGGATCATTGAAATCCACGGGGCTAAGCGCATGCTCGTCAGCCTGCGCGACATCAGCGCGCGGGTACGGGTCCGTCGGGTGGAAGAGATCCTGCAGCGGATCACCGAAGCGGCGAATGCAGCGGAGAACCTCGATTCCCTGTTCTCTAAGATCAGGGAGATCCTGAGCGTGATGATGGACACGACCAACTTCCGCATCGCGCTTTACGACGAGAAGGAAAACACGATCTTCATGCCCTACATGGTCGATGAGAAGGATACTTATCATTCATTCGTGGCCGCGAATTCCTCCACCGCGTACGTGATCAAGAGCGGTCGCCCCCTTCTGATCACAACCCGCAACCGCGCCCAATTGACGAAAAAACTCGGGCTCGAGCCGGTGGGAGCGGTGGCGAAGGCATGGCTCGGGGTCCCGCTCAGGGTGGAAGATCGAGTGGTCGGAGCGGTGGTCGTGCAGAGCTATACCGACCCGGATGCGTACGGGGATGACGATATCGGGATCCTGGAGACCGTCTCCGACCAGATAGCGATGGCAATCGTCCGCGAGCGGGCGCGGGAAGCGCTGCGTGAGAGCGAGGCCCGCTACCGGAGCATCTTTTCCGCCACCACTGATGCGATCCTCGTCTTTGACCAGGACGGGAACATCGTCGAGGCGAACCCGGCCGCCTACCGGATGTACGGCTATGCGGAGGGAGAACTGATCGGGCTTTCCGCCGACAAGATCGTCCATCCCGATTACTATCATGGGTTCAAGAATTTCAAGAACGGGATAAATGCCGGCGTTTTCGTCTCCGACTCGGTCAACCTCCGCAAGGACGGGACCCCGTTCCCGGTCGAGGTACACGGAGTTGGGTTCATCTTTCAAGGGGAACCCCATCTCCTCTCCATCACCCGCGATATCTCCGCTCGCATCGCTGCTGAGAAGGAGCTCGAGAAATCGCAGCGGAAGATCGAGCTTCTGCACGACGTTGCCCATGTCCTCGAATCGCTAGAGGACGAGGAAGAGGTGTATACCCACACGGTGCACGCCGCTGAGGAGATCCTCGGGTTCCCGCTCTGCACCCTCGACATCCGCGAGGGGGATGCCCTCGTCACTAAGGCGACATCTAAGGGCCTCCCCGCAGGGGCGAGCCAGTCCGTCGCCCTGTCCGAGGAGTCCCTCGCCACCAAGACATACCGTACCGGGAAGACTTACGTGATCAACAAGATAGAGGATGATACAGCAGCCCGGCCGACTCGGACGGACTTTCGTTCCGGAATCAGCGTTCCAATCGGGAAATTCGGGGTGTTCCAGGTGGCAGCGCGGGAGGAGAACGCCTTCTCCCCCGAGGACGTTCGCCTTCTCGAGCTCCTCATCGGCCATACCACCCAGGCGATCGGGCGGATTCGCCTCCAGCGGGAACTGCGGGAGCAGGCGATCCGCGATCCGCTCACCGGGGTCTACAACCGCCGTTACTTCAACGAGGTGGTGGAGCGGGAGCTCGTCCGCGCCAAACGCTACGATCACCCGATCGGATTCTTGATGATCGACGTCGACGGGTTCAAAGCGATCAACGATCGGTTCGGACATCAGACCGGGGACAAGATCCTGCGGGCAGTCGCTGATCTGCTCGTCGCTCAGGTGCGCGAGACCGATCTCGTCGTCCGCTACGGTGGGGATGAGTTTCTTGTTATGCTGATCGAGACGAACGGCCAGACCGAGGCGATAACCAAGAGGATTCAGGACGCTGTCGCTGCGCGGAACAAGACGGACGAGCTGATCCCGGTTACCCTGTCGATCGGCGCCGCCCACTGGAGCCCGGGGGATGATCTCCCGATCGAACAGGTCCTCGCCCGGGCGGATCAG